GACTGTGCAGTCGTCTTGCCCTCGAGGTCATCAAAAGACGTGATATCGGAAGCGCCTTCAGGAACCACGATGACGCCCGTTGAGTAGGTGTACGGCTGCGAGAAGGTGTACGTCTCCTCACGGTCGGGCGTGATGGACACTTGGTTTGCGATCACGTCGAAGCGGCCAGCCTCGAGGCCTGCGAAAATCGCGTCCCATTGCGTCTCCTCGAAGCGCGCCTCGACGCCGAGCTCTTCTGCGACCGCTCTGGCGACCTCGACGTCGTACCCGGTGAGATCTCCCGAGCCGTCTACGTGGTAGCTGAAGGGACGGTACGTGCCCTCTGTGCCGACGACGAGTTCGCCTGCCGCCTGGACGTCGGCGAGGGACGTGTCGGTGGCGGTCGCAGTGGCACCCGTCGAGGGTCCGGCGGCCGTGCCATCGGCGCCAGAGGAGCATGCCGTCAGGACCAGCGAGGCGACAAGGAACGAGACGGGGAGTGCGATGCGGTGAGTCATGGCTGATGCCTTTCATGGTGCGAGATGGCGCGTACGCCGATGCGAGAACCGCCACGATTCGGTCGTGGTGGCACGGGTGTTTTCGGCCGCGGCACAGGGAGACCTGGCGGCGG
The Demequina sp. TMPB413 DNA segment above includes these coding regions:
- a CDS encoding amino acid ABC transporter substrate-binding protein, giving the protein MTHRIALPVSFLVASLVLTACSSGADGTAAGPSTGATATATDTSLADVQAAGELVVGTEGTYRPFSYHVDGSGDLTGYDVEVARAVAEELGVEARFEETQWDAIFAGLEAGRFDVIANQVSITPDREETYTFSQPYTYSTGVIVVPEGASDITSFDDLEGKTTAQSLTSNWHTLAQESGANIEAIEGWAQAAALVEQGRVDATINDKLTFLDYQKQTGNTGLVIAAETEDFSRSAFALAGGSNALAKAIDDALAALADDGTLAAISEEFFGDDVSVAPGQ